AGCCTGGCCGCGGCCGGCATCTCAAGCGAAGTCTTCAGCGACCTGACCCGCGAGCCGGAGCCGGCCGAGGCCGACGCCGCCGCCGCCCAGGGCCGCGCCTGCGGGGCTCAGGCCGTGGTGGGCATCGGCGGAGGCAGCGCCCTGGACCTGGCCAAGGCCGCCGGGGTGCTCATCACCAATCCGGGTCAATGCACCGACTACGTGGGCCTGGACAAGGTGACCCAGCCCGGCCTGCCGGTAATCTGCCTGCCCACCACCGCGGGCACCGGCAGCGAGGTGACCTTCACCGCCGTGTTCACCCGGCGCTCGGACCAGTTCAAGGGCGGCATCAACGGCCGTCTGCTCTACCCCCACGCCGCCATCCTGGACCCCCTGCTCACCGTGAGCTGCCCGGCCTACGTCACCGCCATCACCGGCATGGACGCTCTGACCCACGCCATGGAGGCCTTCACCAGCCGCAAAGCCCACGCCCTGAGCGACCTCAACGCCCTGGCGGCCATCGAGCTGATAGGGCGGCATTTGCGCGCGGCCGTGGCCCACGGCGAGAACCTTCAGGCCCGCGAGGGCATGATGCTGGGCTCCCATCTGGCGGGCCTGGCCCTGGCCCAGGCCGGGGTGGGCGCGGTGCACGCCATGGCCTATCCCCTGGGCGCCTTCTATGACATCCCCCACGGCGAGGCCAACGCTCTCTTGCTGCCCTACGTGCTGCGCTTCAACCTCATGGCCTGCCCCGAGCGTTTCGCGGACATGGCCTACGCTCTGGCCGAGCTGCCCGACGATCTGAGCACCGCCGAGGCGGCGGCCGCTTGCATCGAGGAGGTGGCCGAGCTGGGCCTGGACGTGGGCATCCCCACCAGCCTGCGCCAGCTGGACATCCCCGAGGATTCGGTGCCCAAGATGGCCGAGAAGGCCATGACCGTGGCCGTGCCCATCGCCAACAACCCGCGCCAGGTCACTGCCCAGGACCTGGAGATCATCTACCGCGAGGCCTTCATCTAAACCCAGCAGCCTTTGAGGAGAATAAGCCATGCCCGGATTCGAGTGGCTCGGCAAGGAAGAAAGCGACGCGGTCGCCGAGGTTATGCAGCGGGGAGTGCTCTTCCGCTACGAGTTCGATGAGCAGCGCCAGGGCATCTACCTGGTCAAGCAATTTGAGGAGCAGATGGCCGCCTACACCGGCGCGGCGGCGGGCTGCGCGGTCAACAGCGGCACCGCCGCGGTCAAGGTGGGCCTGGCCGCCCTGGGCGTGGGCTACGGCGACGAGGTGATCACCCAGGGCTTCACCTTCGTGGCCACCTGGGAAGCCATCATGGACTGCGGGGCCAAGCCGGTGTTCTGCGAGGTCGACGAGACCCTGTGCATGGACCCCAAGGACCTGGAAAAGAAGATTACCGACAAGACCAAGTGCATCGTGCCGGTGCACATGATGGGGGCCCCGGCCCGCATCAAGGAGATCAAGGCCATTGCCGACGCCCACGGCATCGCGGTGATGGAAGACAGCGCCCAGGCCCTGGGCTGCACCCTCGACGGCCAGCACGTGGGCACCTTCGGGGACATGGGCTCCTTCAGCTTCGACGCGGTGAAGACCCTGACCACCGGCGAAGGCGGCATGGTCATCAGCAAGGACCCCAAGCTGGTGCTCAATGCCAGCGAGTACCAGGACCACGGCCACGACCACAAGCCTGTGGGCCGGGGCAACGAGGGCCGCCGCTTCATCGGCTTTAACTACCGCATGATGGAGCTGCAAGGCGCCCTGGGCCTGGCGCAGCTCAAGAAGCTGCCGGACATGGTGGAGACCATGCGGGCCAACAAGGCCGCCCTTAAAGAGGCGCTCAAGCGGGTACCCGGCGTCACCTTCCGCGAGGTGCTGGACGAGGCGGGCGACTCGGCCACCTTCATCGCCTGGTTCCACGAGACCCCGGAGCAGACGGCCAAGTTCGCGGAGCTCCTGGCCGAGCACGGCGCGCCGGCCATCCCCTGGGGGGCCAACACCTGGCACGCCTATCCCCACTGGGAGCACCTGCACGCCGGAGCCAGCCTGCCCAGCGGCGGGTGGCCCTTTGCCCGGCCCGACGGCCCGGCCGAGTACGATCCGGCCGCGCTGCCCCAGACCGAGGCCATCCTCTCCCGCTGCCTGAGCTGGCAGATCATGCTGGGCTGGGACGAGGCCAAGCTCAAGCAGATGACCGAGGCGATCAACAAGGCCGTGGCGGAATTTTAATAATGGCCCTGCACGTGATCATCCCGGCCCGTTACGGGTCCAGCCGCTTCCCGGGCAAGCCCCTGGTTTTGATCGCGGGCAAGCCCATGATCCAGCACGTGATGGAGCGGGCGGCCAAGGCCCAGGGCGTCCGGACCGTGGCCGCGGCCACGGACGACCGCCGGGTGGCTCAGGCGGTGGAGGCCTTCGGGGGCACGGTGCTCATGACCCCCGAGGCCTGCCGCAGCGGCTCGGACCGGGTGGCCGTGGCCGCCGACATGCTGGGCCTGGGGCCCGACGAGCTGGTGGCCAACGTGCAGGGCGACCAGCCCCTGCTGCCGCCCGAGGTGCTGGAGCAGTGCGCCGCGCCGCTCATGGCCGAGCCCGGCCTGGGCATGTCCACCCCGGTGGTGGCCATCAAGATCCCCGGCGAGATAAACGACACCAACCATGTGAAAACGGTAATGGGCGCCAATGGCGACGCCCTGTACTTCTCGCGCCTGGCAGTGCCCTTCCCGCGCGACGGCGAACAGATCACCTATTACAAGCACCTGGGGGTCTATATCTTCCGGCGCTCCTTCCTGGCCGAGTTCGCGGCCCTGCCCACCGGCCGTCTGGAACAGTACGAGAAGCTGGAGCAGCTCCGGGCCCTGGAATACGGCCACGCGGTACGCTGCGTGATAACCGACTACGACTCTCCCGAGGTTGACCGCCCGGCCGACGCCAAGCGGGTGGAGGCCATCCTGCAGCAGGCCGGGGAGGGCTGGTAGGCCGCCCTTGCCCCTGGGGGCGGGGCGGTGGCAGACTAGCTGGAATGTTAACCTTCCTCGCCATCAAGAACTTCGCGCTCATTTCCAGCCTGGCCATGGAGCCGGGCCCGGGCCTCACCGTGCTCAGCGGCGAGACCGGAGCCGGCAAGTCCATCATTCTGGCCGCGGTTAACATGCTCATAGGCCAGCGGGCCGACTCGGAGCTGATTCGCTCCGGAGCGGACCAGGCCGTGTTAGAGGCCCAGTTCGAGCTGGAGCCGGCCAGCGACCCGGCCCGCCGCCTGCACGACGAGGGCATGGAAGGCGACCAGGGCGAGCTGGTGGTGCGCCGCTTGGTGAACCGCGAGGGGCGCAACCGGGTGCAGGTAAACGGCAACCTGGCCACCCTGGGCCTGCTGGCCGATTTGGGCCCCGAGTTGGTGAGCATCGTGGGGCAGCACGCCTCGCAGGCGCTCTTGAGGCCCGAGGAGCAGCTCTGGCTGCTGGACGCCTTCGGCGGCCTGGAGGACCAGGTGGCCGAGGTAGGCAAGGCCGTGGCCGGGGTGCGCGAGATCGACAAGGAAGTGACTCGCCAGGAAGAGGCCCTGGCCCGGCGCGAGGAACGGCGCGAGGAGCTGGCCAGCCTGGTGGCCGAGCTGGAGGCGGCTGGGCTCAACCCCGAGGAGGAGGCCGAGCTAAAGGCCGAGCGCCAACTCCTGGCCAACTCCGAAGAAGTGGCCACCCTGGCCACGCAGGCCCACCAGGGGCTCTACGCGGCCGACGGCTCGGCCATGGAGGTCCTGGACCGGCTGCGCGGCCTGGTGGATGATTTGGCCCGCCTGGACCCCCGGGTTACTCAGGCCTCCGAGCGCCTGAACGAGGCCTTCTACCTGGTGGAGGACGTGGCCCATCAGGTACGCGACTACGAGGCCGGCCTGTCGTTCGATCCTCACCGCCTGGATTGGGTGGAGCAGCGGCTGCACGAGATCCGGCGCATCACCCGCCGCCACGGCGGCAACGCGGCCGGGGCCCTGGAGGTGCTGGCCGCCGCGCAAGACGAGCTGGCCGGCCTGGACAGCGGCGAGGAAAAGTTGAACCAATTGCGGGCCCGCCGCGAGGAGGCCCTGGGCGCGGCAACCGATCTGGCGCTCGAGCTGGGCAAGGCCCGGCGCGAGGCTGCTAAGCGCCTGAGCGCGGCGGCCGAGGCCGAGCTGGCCGAGCTGGGCCTGGAGGCTTGCCGTATGCGCCTGGACTTCGCGCCCCCGGCCGGGGGCATGGACACGCCCCAGGGGCCGCTGAGCAGCCGGGGCCTGGAGGCGGCGGAGATCATGATCGCGCCCAACCCGGGCGAGGGCTTCCGGCCGCTGAGGCGCATCGCCTCGGGCGGCGAGCTTTCGCGCATGCTCCTGGCCCTGCGCACCCTGGTGGCCCGCCGCCACAGCGCACCTACCCTGATCTTCGACGAGGTGGACGCCGGCATCGGCGGGGCCACCGGCGCGGCGGTGGGCAAGAAGCTGGCCCGCCTGGCCACCCGGGGCCAGGTAATCTGCATCACCCACCTTCCCCAGATCGCGGCCTGGGCCGACGTGCATTACGCGGTGGAGAAAAAGGTGGAGGACGGGCGCACCGCCACCCGCCTGGCCCGCCTGGACGAAGACGGCCGCGAACAAGAGCTGGGCCGCATGTTGGCGGGCATCGGCACCGGCGAGGCGGCCCGCAGCCACGCGGCCCAGATGCTGGCCGCCGCCCGCCAGGCCAAGCAAGAGCTCTAGTTCATCCCCCCAAAAATGCAAGGACGGCGCGGGGCCATCCCCACGCCGTCCGTGTTTTTTTGCTCAGGCCGAATCTAGCGGGTGCGCAGCACCTGGCCAGGCTGGAAGGAGAACTTGCTCTGGGGCGCGTCTTTTTCGCCTTCCTTCTTCTCCTGTTTGGGAATCACCGGCACGGCCCAAGCGGTGCGCGACTCGAACTCCACCAGCTTGAGGCGGCCCACCGGCGGGCCGGGCAAATAGATCATGCGGCCGCTGCCGGACTTGATGCGCTGCCCCTGGGAGTAGACCACCAGCTCGGCGCCCATGGCCAGGCCGGTGTCGCGCCCCACGGTCACCTTGACGCGGCGCTTGTCCACCGCCAGGATGAAGCCCACCCAGGCCTGGGCCGAAACCTTGTCGCTCACCCAATCGAGAGCGGGCTCCACCAGCTCGGCTTGCAGGATGTTGACCACCTTGGCCGGGAAGGGCTTGCCCAGGCGGATGTTGGAAGCACCGGTCTCGGTGAGCTTGACCCTGCTGGCGATGGAGGTCTCGCCCAGGAGCACTCCGGTGGCCACGTCGATGAGCTTCAGGTCCAGCTCCATCAGGCCGAAGGGCTCGTTCTCCCGGAAGCCGTAGATGCCGGTCTTGTCGTACTGCACCGAGAGGTTGACTATGGCCCCGCTGAGCACCGTGTTGAGGCCCAGGCCGCGGGCCGCGTCCACGATGCGGTCCTCGCTGTTGCTGATCTTGGGGTTTACCTTGGCCAGGGAGGAGCGCAGCTCGCTGAACTCCACCAGCACCACGCCGCCCTGTTTTTCCAGGCGCTGGCTGATGGCCTTGCCCACCGCCTTGGCGCGGTCTTCCATGCCGGGCAGACGGCTGAGGAAGGGAGCCACCACCACCCGCTTGCGCAGGTTGGTGTCCTGGCTGTCCATGAGGTCGTGCCAATAGTCGGTCACCGTGTTGGTGATGCCGCAGCCCACCAGGGACACCAGCGCCAGGGCGATTATGGTCAGCGGCAACCAGCGCCGCGAAGTTTTAGACTGAGGGTGCATGTTTTCACTCCCGTTGCGAACCAAATATCTCGGCATTATCGCCGCCAGGGGGGCGCTTGTAAACACCCTGGCGGCAGGGGCGGGGCTCATCGCCGGATTTCGAAGCCCCTGAGTTCGGGGTCCGAGTCGTACCAGGAGACGTCGACCTCGCGTACCTCGGCCCCGGAAGGGCCCTGATGACACCAGGCCAAAGCCTGCTCCACTTTTGGGCGCGGTCCCTGGAACACCGCCTCCACCTTGCGCAGGGGCAGGTTGCGCACGTAGCCGCTCAGGCCCAGCAAATCGGCCTCGCGCTTGGTGGAGGCCCGGAACCAGACCCCCTGCACCCGCCCCTTGATCAGGGCCACGGCTCTCACCATCTCCATGCCTCATCCCCTCCGGTCGAACAGCGGGCCGGGCGATTCTCCGGGCGCGGCGGCTTTGGCCTCGGCCACCAGCCCCAGGAAGTCATCCTGGCCGACCATCTTTACATTCAACTTTTGCGCCTTGTCGGCCTTGGAACCGGGCCCCTCGCCCACCACCACCAGGAAGGTGCTCTTGCTCACGCTGGAGCTTACCTTGCCCCCCAGGTCGCGCACCATGGCCGAGGCCTCCTCGCGGGTCAGGCCCTCCAGCGCGCCGGTGAACACCACGCTCTTGCCGCTCCAGGGCAGCTCCTCGGCCTGGCCCGCGCCCTCCACGGGAGTAGGCTGCACCTCGGCGGCTAAATCTAGAGCCACCTTTTTGGTCTCTGGTTGAGTAAAGAAGTCGGCGATGGACTCTTTCAGTGTTTCGCCGATATATGGAATGTTTTTCTTTGGGCCTAAAGCTAAACCTTTAATTTTATCCTTTTGCATATGCTCATTAGCCGCCTCTGCGATTACTTGTAAAGAGTTATGCGTATCTAGTAATTTAATGGCAGTCTTCCTTTGTATACCTTTTATTTTGATAAGTGTAGATATAGCCGCATTCTCAGTAATATTATGATTGGCTAATAACAAACGTGCATTTGGTTTTGAAAAAAACGCAATTACATTTTTTACATAGTCCTCTGATAGTCCCGGCAGCTTCGCAAGCTTTCTCTTTTCATGTTCTTCTTCTGCGGCAGCCATGATAGTTTTGAGGTCCCCCAGGTGTTCGGCTAGGGAACGAGCCGATATGTCTCCTAAGTTGGGAATGCCAAGGCTGAATATGAATCTGTCTAGTTTGGCTCCTCTAGTATTCTCAATCGCCGCAATTAAATTGTTGGTACTTAACTCACCCCATCCTCCCAACTTAAATATTTCGCCTTTGTGTTCTTTAAGATGATAGATAGAAACCAGGTCTGTAAGTAATCCACGTTCTCTAAAATCGATGATTGTTTTTTTACCCAACCCTTCAATGTCCATTGCGCCACGACTAGCGTAGTGTTGAATAGCCCTCTCGATCTGCGCAGGGCAAGCCAAATGATTAGCGCAGTAATGGTTTGCTCCGGGAACGAGCTCGCTATTTTCTTCAACCAGAGGGCGCACCACCTCCCCGTCGCAAACAGGACAATTTGTCGGAGGCAAAATTGGATTGCCCCTCGGCTCTCCTTTTTTAACAACCTCTACAACTTTCGGTATCACATCACCGGCGCGTTCAATCCGCACCGTGTCTCCGATACGAAAATCTTTTTCCTGAACTAATATAAAGTTGTGCAGCGTGGCCCGGCTCACCGTGACCCCGCCCACGTCCACGGGCATCAAGAGCGCCACCGGGGTCAGCTTGCCGGTGCGCCCCACTTGCACCGCGATGTCCTTGACCACGGTCTCTTCCTGGCGGGGCGGGAACTTCCAGGCCACGGCCCAGCGCGGGGTGCGCGAGCGCGCGCCCATGACCTCGCGCAGGGCCAATTCGTCCACCTTGAGCACCACCCCGTCGATCTCAAAGGGTAGCTCGTCGCGGTTTTCTTCGTAATAGGCGTGGAACTCCTGAATGAACTTCTCGCCCTTGCCCGCCTGCTGGTGGTCCCAATCCACGGGGAAGCCCCAGTCGCTCAAGAGCTTTAAGGCCGCGTGGTCGCTGGCCAGTCCCAGCTCGTCGGCATTGCACAGCTCAAAGGGGAAGAACCTCAGAGGCCGCTCGCTGGTTACGTTGGGGTCGAGCTGCCGGAGGCTGCCGGCCGCGGCGTTGCGCGGGTTGGCGAAGCCGTCGCCGCCGCGCTCCACCAGCTTGCGGTTGAGCTCTACGAAGCCCTCGCGGTGCATGTACACCTCGCCGCGCACCACCACCACCTCGGGCGCGCCGGGCAGATGCTGGGGGATGTCTTTTAGGGTGCGCAGGTTGGGGGTGATCTCCTCGCCCACCGTGCCGTCGCCCCTGGTGGAGCCCACGCTCAGCAGGCCCGACCGGTAGACCAACTCCACGGACAGGCCGTCGATCTTGGGCTGGGCCAGCATGGGAGGCTCGGGCCTCCCCATCTGCTCCAGGCGCTTGAACAGGTCCTGGACCACCGTGAACTCCACCTTGGACTCCAGGCTGAGCATGGGGCGGTAGTGGGTCACCGGCGCGAAGCTGGAGTGCAGGGGCGCGCCCACGGTCTTGGTGGGCGAGTCGGAGGCGGCCAGGACGGGGTAGCGCTCCTCCAGCTCTTGGAGCTCGGCCAACATGCGGTCGTATTCCGCGTCGGCCGTGTCGCTGGCGCCCACGTTGTAATACAGGTGGTTGAGGCGGCGCAGCTCCTTGGAGAGCGTGGCCACCCGTTCGGCGGCTTGTGCTTGGGTCTCGGCCATGGGTTGATTTAAACCTTATAAGGGCGCGGCGCGCAAGGGGGCGCTCACGACTGGGCGCAACGGTTGCCTCCGTCGCGCTTGGCCCGGTACATGGCCGCGTCGGCCCGGCTCATGAGCTGCTCCGGCGAGTCGCCGGGCTGCAACTGGGCGGTGCCCGCGCTCAGGCTGGTCCACACCGTGGCTTCTCCGCCGGGCTGGAAGGGGTGGTCGTGGAAGCCGGTGCGCACCCGCTCGGCGGCCAACAGGGCCTGGGCCGGCTCGGTGCCGGGCATGATCACCACGAACTCGTCGCCGCCGTAGCGGCAGGGGAAGTCGCCCGCCCGGATGCGCTCCAGCATGATGCGGGCCAGGATGCGCAGCACCTTGTCGCCCTCGGTGTGGCCGTGGGCGTCGTTGTAGCCCTTGAAGTCATCCACGTCCACCACCAGCAGGGACAGGGGCTGGCCGGTGCGCGTGGCGTGGTCCATCTCGCCCTTCAGGCGGCTGTCGAAAAAGCGCTTGTTGTACAGGCCGGTGAGCTCGTCGGTCATGCTCATGTGCTGGAAGCGGCGCTCGCGGCGGGCGGCCTCCTCGCCCCGGTGGCGCAGGTTGCGCACCCGCTCGGCCAGGGCCAGGGACAACAGCACCGCCTCCACCGCCGTGGCCAGGGGCATGGTGTAGGTGGAGCTGAGCGCCTGGGGCAGGTAGCCCAGGCCCTTCACCGCCAGCTGGAAGGTGGCCAGCATGAGGATGGACCAGGCCAAGAGGAAAAAGCGCGCCGGCCAATAGCCCCGCCGCCAGGCCAGCACCGCCGCCCACAGGGCGAACACCGGTCCGGTGAGGCCCAGCAGGTGGGTCAGCGCCGTGGCCCAGAACAGGGAGCCGGACAGGGTCATGGCGATGACGATGATCCCCCCGGCGATGATGGCCAGGAACACCTTGTCCAGGCGGGGGGAGTACTGCTTGGTGCGCAGGAAGGAGCGGGTGAACAGGGCCGCGAAGATGGTGAGCAGGCCGCTGGCCACCCAAATCCCGGTTTGCCCCGAACAGACGTTACCGGCCAGCCACATATCCCAGTGGCCGTAGAGGCAGGCTTCGAAGGCCAGCATGGAGAGCACGTAAAGCACGTAGAACAAATAGACCGGGTCGCGCAGGGCCAAGAAGAAGAAGAAGTTGGTCAGGAGCATGGCCGCCAGCACCCCGTAGATCACCCCGAAGAAGATGTTGTCCTTGTTCAGGTGGCTGCTCAGCCCCCTTTCGGACCACAGGTAGGGACGCACGATGATGCTGCCCGAGTTGGTCAGGCGAAGATAGAAATCCTCCTGGGGGGGCGCTCCGCCGTGGATGGGGATGAGAAAGGTGCGGTAGGGCAGGGGGCGGCCGCCCGAGGGATGGGACGCGCCGGCCTCCACCTTGCGGTAGAGCGTCTGGCCGTCTGGCCCGGTGCCGGGCTGGGGCATGAAGGCGTCGACCTGCTTCAGCTGGGCGCTGTCCAGCTCTAAATAGTAGCTGCGGTCCTTTTCCAGGCCGCTGAGCCGAAAGCGCAGCCACACCGCCGCGCTGGTGATTCCCAACCGGAGGGTGGGGGAGTCGTTGGCCGGCATGAAGCGGCCCGACCAGGGCGGACGCCGCACCTGATCCAGGGTGAGGGCCCGGGTGTGGTCTTCCAGAACCTCCATGTAGGGAGCCAGCAGATAGGAATCCTGGCCCGGGTGCACCACCAGGGGGCTGTTCGCCTGGGACGGGCGCGGGGCCAGGGCCAGGCCGCACAGGAGCGCCAGCAGAAGCAACCAGGCTAGGAATTTCGGCTTACACCACATGCACGCGCCCCACCCAACGCCAAGAGCCGCGCCTGGCAAGGCGCGGGGTATCTCGTAATAATAACGATTGTCTTAGGCCGAGGGCAACAAAGCCGCTTCGCCAAAATGATTGCGGGCCGCGGCCAAGAGCCCGAAACAGCCGGAAAGCATCACGTCGCCGTGGGGCACCGCCGTGGCCCAGCCCAGGCCCTGGGCCAGGCGGCGCTGGGGGCCGGTGATCACCGGCTGGCCGGGCAGGCTTTGGGGCGCGTCGGCCAGGCGGGCCATGCCGTGGCCCTGGGTGGCGAAGACCTCCTCGTCGCCCAGCTCGCCCCGGATGAAGCGCTCCACCTGGTCGGATAGGCGCATGGTGTCCAGGCAGCCGGTGTGGTGCTCGTAGATGCCCAACACCCGCTGCCCTTGCACCAAGAAAGCCACGGTGTGCATGTTGCCCAAATTGACGATGCACACCCCTTCGCTCGCCGCGCGCGCCGCCACGGCCGGGTCTTGCAGGGCGCCCCAGGCCGCCGCCGCGGCGGTGTCCATGAGCAGGCAGCCCGGAGCCTGGCGCGAGAGCGCTTCCAGCCGGGTCATGTCCGGGGGCGGCGTCTGGCTGATCAGACCGGCCAGGAGCCCGCCGCCCTCCAAAAAGCGCCGCCACATGTTGAAGCGGAACTTGCGGTTGGAATACCCGGGGCTGTAGCCGTGGTCGCACACCGCCAGGGCCAACTGGCGGGGCAGCTCCACCTCGAAGCGGGCGCAGGCCTCGGCCAGCTCGGCCAGGTTCAGGTCTCCCAGGGATACGGCCAAGGCGCCGGGTGGAGCGTCCTCGACCGCCTGGATACCCATGGCCGCCACCTTGGCCGGGTCGTCGGAAAAGGTGGCCCCGGCCCGGGCGGTGGCGTAGACCTTTAGCCCGGCGGCCAGGTGGGCGTCCACCGCCTTGTGGATGGCCCCGCCGCCCATGAGTTCGCCGCGCAGGAACACGTCGCGGTTCTGGGCCGTGGCCCGGCGCACCCGCGCGGCGGCCACCTGGGTGGGCGCGGGCAAGACCAGCTTCACCGCGTTTTCCAGGTTTTGCTCGGCCCGCCAGAGCAGGATGTCCTGGGTGCCGCCCCCGATGTCTATGGCCAGGAGTTCATTTAGTGACATACCTTGTATATACCGTGGGAATGGGGGAAAGCCAAACGACATCGTCCGGGCCCAGGTGGCGATTGAATCCCAGCGGGCGGGGGTGGTATTATCGGGCCAGCCTTGATTAAGAGCTTGGAAAAACTTGGCACTTCGGTTGACGGAACCAGGGTGGTGCCCTATAATCGCTACTTTGCCCGGCCCGGCTAAGGCCGGAGGTGATTTAGTGCGCGCATTTCGCGGTTGACGTGGTGGAACGGTAGATATGTTCGACAACCTCAGCGACCGGCTGGCAACGACCTTCAAGGCCCTCAAGGGTCATGGCAAGCTCTCGGAAAAGAACATTTCCGAGGCCTTGCGCGAGGTGCGCCTGGCCCTGCTGGAAGCCGACGTCAACTACAAGGTGGCCAAGAACTTCATCGCCTCCATCAAGGAGCGGGCGGTGGGCCAGGAGGTGATGAAGAGCCTCACCCCGGCCCAGCAGGTGATCAAGATCGTCCAGGACGAGCTGACCGCCCTCATGGGCGGGGAGGCCGAGCCCCTGGACCTGGGCGGCAAGGCCCCGCACGTGTTCATGATGGTGGGCCTGCAAGGCTCTGGCAAGACCACCACCAGCGGCAAGCTGGCCCTCATGCTGCGCAAGATGGGCCGCCAGCCGTACCTGGTGCCGGCCGACACCCAGCGCCCGGCGGCCATCCAGCAGCTCAAGAAGCTGGGGGCCCAGATCGACGTGCCGGTGTTCGACAGCGACCCGGCCCAGGACCCGGTGGACATCTGCCTGCAATCGCTTTCGGGAGCCTCGCGGGCGGGCTGCGACGTGATCATCCTGGACACCGCCGGCCGCCTGCACGTGGACGAAGAGCTCATGGCCCAGCTGGAGCGCATCCAGGGCAAGCTCAAGCCCCAGGAGGTGCTCCTGGTGGCCGACGCCATGACCGGCCAGGACGCGGTGAACGTGGCCGAGTCCTTCCACCAGAAGCTGGGCCTCAGCGGCGTGGTGCTCACCAAGGTGGAGGGCGACGCCCGGGGCGGCGCGGCCCTGAGCATCCGGGCGGTGACCGGGGTGCCAATCAAGCTGGTGGGCGTGGGCGAGAAACTAGACGCCATCGAGGCCTTCCACCCGGACCGGCTGGCCGGGCGCATCCTGG
This region of Desulfarculaceae bacterium genomic DNA includes:
- a CDS encoding iron-containing alcohol dehydrogenase, producing the protein MANQFATEGIKRMVFGRGSAAKLGEELGLIKAEKVLLVLDPNLAESDIIKPALDSLAAAGISSEVFSDLTREPEPAEADAAAAQGRACGAQAVVGIGGGSALDLAKAAGVLITNPGQCTDYVGLDKVTQPGLPVICLPTTAGTGSEVTFTAVFTRRSDQFKGGINGRLLYPHAAILDPLLTVSCPAYVTAITGMDALTHAMEAFTSRKAHALSDLNALAAIELIGRHLRAAVAHGENLQAREGMMLGSHLAGLALAQAGVGAVHAMAYPLGAFYDIPHGEANALLLPYVLRFNLMACPERFADMAYALAELPDDLSTAEAAAACIEEVAELGLDVGIPTSLRQLDIPEDSVPKMAEKAMTVAVPIANNPRQVTAQDLEIIYREAFI
- a CDS encoding DegT/DnrJ/EryC1/StrS family aminotransferase, with protein sequence MPGFEWLGKEESDAVAEVMQRGVLFRYEFDEQRQGIYLVKQFEEQMAAYTGAAAGCAVNSGTAAVKVGLAALGVGYGDEVITQGFTFVATWEAIMDCGAKPVFCEVDETLCMDPKDLEKKITDKTKCIVPVHMMGAPARIKEIKAIADAHGIAVMEDSAQALGCTLDGQHVGTFGDMGSFSFDAVKTLTTGEGGMVISKDPKLVLNASEYQDHGHDHKPVGRGNEGRRFIGFNYRMMELQGALGLAQLKKLPDMVETMRANKAALKEALKRVPGVTFREVLDEAGDSATFIAWFHETPEQTAKFAELLAEHGAPAIPWGANTWHAYPHWEHLHAGASLPSGGWPFARPDGPAEYDPAALPQTEAILSRCLSWQIMLGWDEAKLKQMTEAINKAVAEF
- the kdsB gene encoding 3-deoxy-manno-octulosonate cytidylyltransferase is translated as MALHVIIPARYGSSRFPGKPLVLIAGKPMIQHVMERAAKAQGVRTVAAATDDRRVAQAVEAFGGTVLMTPEACRSGSDRVAVAADMLGLGPDELVANVQGDQPLLPPEVLEQCAAPLMAEPGLGMSTPVVAIKIPGEINDTNHVKTVMGANGDALYFSRLAVPFPRDGEQITYYKHLGVYIFRRSFLAEFAALPTGRLEQYEKLEQLRALEYGHAVRCVITDYDSPEVDRPADAKRVEAILQQAGEGW
- the recN gene encoding DNA repair protein RecN, whose amino-acid sequence is MLTFLAIKNFALISSLAMEPGPGLTVLSGETGAGKSIILAAVNMLIGQRADSELIRSGADQAVLEAQFELEPASDPARRLHDEGMEGDQGELVVRRLVNREGRNRVQVNGNLATLGLLADLGPELVSIVGQHASQALLRPEEQLWLLDAFGGLEDQVAEVGKAVAGVREIDKEVTRQEEALARREERREELASLVAELEAAGLNPEEEAELKAERQLLANSEEVATLATQAHQGLYAADGSAMEVLDRLRGLVDDLARLDPRVTQASERLNEAFYLVEDVAHQVRDYEAGLSFDPHRLDWVEQRLHEIRRITRRHGGNAAGALEVLAAAQDELAGLDSGEEKLNQLRARREEALGAATDLALELGKARREAAKRLSAAAEAELAELGLEACRMRLDFAPPAGGMDTPQGPLSSRGLEAAEIMIAPNPGEGFRPLRRIASGGELSRMLLALRTLVARRHSAPTLIFDEVDAGIGGATGAAVGKKLARLATRGQVICITHLPQIAAWADVHYAVEKKVEDGRTATRLARLDEDGREQELGRMLAGIGTGEAARSHAAQMLAAARQAKQEL
- a CDS encoding acylphosphatase; the encoded protein is MEMVRAVALIKGRVQGVWFRASTKREADLLGLSGYVRNLPLRKVEAVFQGPRPKVEQALAWCHQGPSGAEVREVDVSWYDSDPELRGFEIRR
- the ligA gene encoding NAD-dependent DNA ligase LigA, which encodes MAETQAQAAERVATLSKELRRLNHLYYNVGASDTADAEYDRMLAELQELEERYPVLAASDSPTKTVGAPLHSSFAPVTHYRPMLSLESKVEFTVVQDLFKRLEQMGRPEPPMLAQPKIDGLSVELVYRSGLLSVGSTRGDGTVGEEITPNLRTLKDIPQHLPGAPEVVVVRGEVYMHREGFVELNRKLVERGGDGFANPRNAAAGSLRQLDPNVTSERPLRFFPFELCNADELGLASDHAALKLLSDWGFPVDWDHQQAGKGEKFIQEFHAYYEENRDELPFEIDGVVLKVDELALREVMGARSRTPRWAVAWKFPPRQEETVVKDIAVQVGRTGKLTPVALLMPVDVGGVTVSRATLHNFILVQEKDFRIGDTVRIERAGDVIPKVVEVVKKGEPRGNPILPPTNCPVCDGEVVRPLVEENSELVPGANHYCANHLACPAQIERAIQHYASRGAMDIEGLGKKTIIDFRERGLLTDLVSIYHLKEHKGEIFKLGGWGELSTNNLIAAIENTRGAKLDRFIFSLGIPNLGDISARSLAEHLGDLKTIMAAAEEEHEKRKLAKLPGLSEDYVKNVIAFFSKPNARLLLANHNITENAAISTLIKIKGIQRKTAIKLLDTHNSLQVIAEAANEHMQKDKIKGLALGPKKNIPYIGETLKESIADFFTQPETKKVALDLAAEVQPTPVEGAGQAEELPWSGKSVVFTGALEGLTREEASAMVRDLGGKVSSSVSKSTFLVVVGEGPGSKADKAQKLNVKMVGQDDFLGLVAEAKAAAPGESPGPLFDRRG
- a CDS encoding sensor domain-containing diguanylate cyclase; this encodes MWCKPKFLAWLLLLALLCGLALAPRPSQANSPLVVHPGQDSYLLAPYMEVLEDHTRALTLDQVRRPPWSGRFMPANDSPTLRLGITSAAVWLRFRLSGLEKDRSYYLELDSAQLKQVDAFMPQPGTGPDGQTLYRKVEAGASHPSGGRPLPYRTFLIPIHGGAPPQEDFYLRLTNSGSIIVRPYLWSERGLSSHLNKDNIFFGVIYGVLAAMLLTNFFFFLALRDPVYLFYVLYVLSMLAFEACLYGHWDMWLAGNVCSGQTGIWVASGLLTIFAALFTRSFLRTKQYSPRLDKVFLAIIAGGIIVIAMTLSGSLFWATALTHLLGLTGPVFALWAAVLAWRRGYWPARFFLLAWSILMLATFQLAVKGLGYLPQALSSTYTMPLATAVEAVLLSLALAERVRNLRHRGEEAARRERRFQHMSMTDELTGLYNKRFFDSRLKGEMDHATRTGQPLSLLVVDVDDFKGYNDAHGHTEGDKVLRILARIMLERIRAGDFPCRYGGDEFVVIMPGTEPAQALLAAERVRTGFHDHPFQPGGEATVWTSLSAGTAQLQPGDSPEQLMSRADAAMYRAKRDGGNRCAQS